One Oscillospiraceae bacterium genomic region harbors:
- a CDS encoding ATP-binding cassette domain-containing protein gives MQLELNNLRKTYLLPAPLLHRRGQGKPKTKQALAGVSLTLGPGLYGLLGPNGAGKSTLIGIITGGLTADSGEVLWCGHHAHGIAFRRVLGYMPQQQGLYDSYTGRRFLAYMAALKEIPRVAVPGEVARVAAAVNLTDELDKRLSAYSGGMKQRLLLAAALLGDPKLLILDEPTAGLDPKERVRLRTLLAGMAQNRIILVATHVVSDVETVATKVILLRAGKIVDAAPVPELIAKYAPDQGLEDVYLNVFGEGDGK, from the coding sequence ATGCAACTGGAATTGAACAATCTGCGCAAAACCTATCTGCTGCCCGCCCCGCTGCTGCACCGCCGCGGGCAGGGCAAACCGAAAACCAAACAGGCTCTGGCTGGGGTGTCGCTCACCCTCGGCCCGGGCCTGTATGGTCTTTTGGGGCCGAACGGCGCGGGCAAAAGCACGCTGATCGGCATCATCACCGGCGGGCTGACCGCCGATTCGGGCGAGGTGCTGTGGTGCGGCCACCACGCGCACGGCATCGCGTTCCGCCGCGTGCTCGGCTATATGCCGCAGCAGCAGGGCCTGTACGACAGCTACACCGGCCGCCGCTTTCTCGCCTACATGGCCGCGCTGAAGGAAATCCCGCGCGTCGCCGTGCCCGGCGAGGTCGCGCGCGTGGCCGCGGCCGTCAACCTGACTGACGAGCTCGATAAACGGCTTTCGGCGTACAGCGGCGGCATGAAGCAGCGCCTTTTGTTGGCCGCTGCCCTGCTGGGCGACCCCAAGCTGTTGATTTTGGACGAACCGACGGCGGGTCTTGACCCCAAGGAGCGCGTGCGCCTGCGCACGCTGCTGGCCGGTATGGCACAGAACCGCATTATTCTTGTGGCAACGCACGTTGTTTCGGATGTAGAAACAGTAGCAACCAAAGTTATTCTTTTGCGCGCCGGCAAGATCGTGGATGCCGCGCCCGTGCCGGAGTTGATTGCCAAATACGCACCCGACCAAGGGCTGGAGGATGTCTACCTGAACGTGTTCGGTGAGGGGGACGGCAAATGA
- a CDS encoding DUF4981 domain-containing protein, whose product MIIPHYYEDPHTLHVGTMPNRAYYIPASRRSDALVEHRETSDRFQLLNGSWKFRYYASIYDLQDAFYEVGYDASAFDSIPVPSVWQNHGYDHHQYTNIRYPFPADPPYVPKENPCGAYLYDFTYQKDAAAPRAFLNFEGVASCFYVWLNGQFVGYSQVAHSTSEFDVTKFLQDGTNHLAVLVLKWCDGSYMEDQDMFRMNGIFRDVYLLRRPEQCIEDYFITTNIHGSTAGVAVRLRYYDSAVATRITLYDAAGTMVGSVTPVEALDDAAFPYHAEITVVDPTLWNAEQPYLYTLVLDTPCETITDRVGIREVHVANNQIYVNGQSIKFHGVNRHESDPVTGYAVGFEQTKKDLLMIKKHNFNAIRTSHYPDVPYFYQLCDQYGFFVIDEADNESHGASEYYCEGNESWPNHVENWNKPIADNPEFTEATVDRTRLCVERDKNRPCVIIWSMGNESAYGCTFEEALAWTKSFDPRRLTHYESAQYRSKNRKYDFSNIDMFSNMYPSLESIQEYLDNEPDKPYIMCEYSHCMGNGPGDLEDYFQFIQSHDGLVGGFLWEWCDHGIYKGKMPDGRDIYYYGGDHNEWPHDGNFCMDGLVYPDRRPHTGLLEFKNVYRPARVVKYDRESGMLMLHNYMDFVDLTEYAALTYQVSCDGEVIDSGFIPYPDGFTLPPHSENALPLAVHIPDKGKCFLKIFYHCDKDLPLRSEDHLLGFDEILLENEDSRNQKTLAMWSDAPSNSTITVQETDRHLTLRGKNFTYNFNKLTGLFAAMQYEDAVLLDKEMEFNIWRAPTDNDRKLKLDWLAARYDHCMTNAYRTEYQVTDSGVTLRAKVGIAPISLQKFLDLDVCWTISNSGAVTLALHAERNTVFPELPRFGLRLFLPKEMARVSYFGMGPMESYCDKHHAASHDYFSSTIWQQHEDYIRPQENGSHYDCDYVQLDGAGIKLTAVGAKPFCFNASHYTQEELTEKAHNYELHPCDSTVLCLDYAQNGIGSASCGPRLAEQYRLNNASFDFSIRLIPEKA is encoded by the coding sequence ATGATTATTCCGCACTATTACGAGGACCCGCACACACTGCATGTGGGTACCATGCCGAATCGTGCCTATTACATTCCGGCATCCCGGCGCAGCGATGCTTTAGTTGAGCACCGCGAGACCTCGGATCGCTTCCAGCTTTTGAACGGCAGCTGGAAATTTCGGTACTACGCCAGTATTTATGACTTGCAGGATGCTTTCTATGAGGTCGGCTATGATGCCTCCGCTTTTGACAGCATCCCGGTCCCCAGCGTGTGGCAGAACCACGGCTACGACCACCACCAGTACACCAACATCCGTTATCCGTTCCCCGCTGATCCACCGTATGTTCCCAAAGAGAACCCCTGCGGCGCTTACCTCTACGACTTCACCTACCAAAAGGATGCCGCTGCCCCGCGCGCATTTCTGAATTTTGAGGGCGTTGCCTCCTGCTTCTACGTCTGGCTCAACGGTCAGTTTGTCGGGTACAGTCAGGTCGCCCATTCCACAAGCGAGTTCGATGTAACGAAGTTTTTGCAGGACGGCACCAACCATCTGGCGGTCCTCGTGCTGAAATGGTGCGATGGCAGCTACATGGAAGATCAGGATATGTTCCGCATGAACGGCATTTTCCGTGATGTCTACCTGCTGCGCCGCCCGGAACAGTGCATTGAGGACTATTTCATCACCACCAACATCCACGGCAGCACCGCAGGGGTTGCTGTCCGCCTGCGTTACTACGATTCCGCTGTTGCCACCCGCATCACCCTCTACGATGCAGCCGGCACGATGGTCGGCAGCGTAACGCCCGTGGAAGCACTGGATGATGCGGCATTCCCCTATCATGCAGAAATCACCGTTGTTGACCCGACACTCTGGAACGCAGAGCAGCCCTACTTATATACCCTTGTGTTGGACACACCCTGCGAGACCATTACGGACCGTGTGGGCATCCGTGAGGTTCATGTTGCCAACAACCAGATTTATGTCAACGGCCAGTCCATCAAGTTCCACGGTGTAAACCGCCACGAATCCGATCCCGTCACGGGATATGCTGTTGGCTTTGAGCAGACGAAAAAAGACCTGCTCATGATTAAAAAGCACAACTTCAATGCCATCCGCACCAGCCATTACCCGGATGTGCCTTACTTCTATCAGCTCTGCGACCAGTACGGCTTCTTTGTCATTGATGAAGCCGACAATGAGAGCCACGGTGCGTCCGAATACTATTGCGAGGGCAACGAAAGCTGGCCCAACCACGTTGAAAACTGGAACAAGCCCATCGCAGACAACCCGGAGTTCACCGAGGCCACCGTAGACCGCACCCGCCTCTGCGTGGAGCGTGACAAGAACCGTCCCTGCGTCATCATCTGGTCGATGGGCAACGAGAGCGCCTACGGCTGCACGTTCGAAGAAGCGCTGGCATGGACAAAGAGTTTTGACCCCCGCCGCCTGACCCACTACGAGAGCGCCCAGTACCGCAGCAAGAACCGTAAATACGATTTCTCGAACATTGATATGTTCAGCAATATGTACCCTTCTCTCGAAAGCATTCAGGAATATCTGGACAACGAGCCGGACAAACCCTATATCATGTGCGAGTACAGCCATTGCATGGGCAACGGCCCCGGCGATTTGGAGGATTACTTCCAGTTCATTCAGAGCCATGACGGCTTGGTCGGCGGTTTCCTGTGGGAGTGGTGCGACCACGGTATTTATAAAGGGAAGATGCCCGACGGCCGCGACATCTATTATTACGGCGGCGACCACAATGAGTGGCCGCATGACGGCAACTTCTGCATGGACGGTCTGGTCTACCCTGACCGCCGCCCGCACACCGGGCTGTTGGAGTTCAAGAACGTCTATCGCCCGGCGCGTGTTGTGAAGTACGACCGGGAATCCGGCATGCTCATGCTGCACAACTACATGGACTTTGTTGATTTGACCGAGTATGCCGCACTAACCTATCAGGTAAGCTGCGACGGCGAGGTCATCGACAGCGGCTTCATCCCCTACCCTGACGGTTTCACCCTGCCGCCGCACAGCGAAAACGCCTTGCCGTTGGCCGTCCATATTCCCGATAAAGGCAAGTGTTTCCTGAAAATCTTCTACCATTGCGATAAAGACCTGCCCTTGCGTTCGGAAGATCATCTTCTGGGTTTTGATGAAATCCTGCTGGAAAACGAAGACAGCCGCAACCAGAAAACTTTGGCTATGTGGAGTGATGCCCCTTCCAACAGCACAATCACTGTTCAGGAGACGGACCGCCATTTGACGCTGCGCGGCAAGAACTTCACCTACAACTTTAATAAGCTGACGGGTCTGTTCGCCGCGATGCAGTACGAGGATGCAGTCCTGTTGGACAAGGAAATGGAGTTCAACATCTGGCGTGCTCCTACGGACAATGACCGCAAGCTGAAGCTGGATTGGCTGGCTGCCCGCTATGACCACTGTATGACCAACGCCTACCGCACCGAGTATCAGGTGACGGACAGCGGTGTGACTCTGCGCGCCAAAGTCGGCATTGCACCGATCAGCTTGCAGAAATTCCTTGATTTGGATGTCTGCTGGACGATTTCCAACAGCGGTGCAGTAACGCTGGCACTGCACGCTGAGCGCAACACGGTATTCCCCGAACTGCCGCGCTTTGGCCTGCGCCTGTTCCTGCCAAAAGAAATGGCCCGCGTCAGTTACTTCGGCATGGGTCCGATGGAAAGCTACTGCGACAAGCACCATGCTGCCAGCCACGACTACTTCAGTTCCACCATCTGGCAGCAGCACGAGGACTACATTCGCCCGCAGGAGAACGGCAGTCACTATGATTGCGATTATGTCCAGCTGGATGGCGCTGGCATCAAGCTTACCGCTGTCGGTGCAAAGCCGTTCTGCTTCAACGCCTCGCACTACACGCAGGAAGAGTTGACTGAAAAGGCGCACAACTATGAGCTGCATCCCTGTGACAGCACCGTTCTCTGCCTTGACTATGCACAGAACGGCATCGGCTCTGCCAGCTGCGGGCCGCGTCTGGCGGAGCAGTACCGCCTTAACAACGCTTCCTTCGATTTCAGCATCCGTCTGATTCCTGAAAAAGCATAA
- a CDS encoding glycoside-pentoside-hexuronide (GPH):cation symporter: MSENTERRYLKWYNKVGYGSGDVAGNVVYAFLSSFVMIYLTDTVGLNPGIVGTLIAVSKLFDGITDIFFGSMIDKTHSKLGKARPWMLYGYIGCAITLVGIFAIPMGMSEFAKYAWFLICYTLLNAVFYTANNIAYSALTALVTKNSAERVEMGSYRFMFAFATSLAIQSVTLLAVSALGDTAEAWRTVAIVYAIIGLIVNTLSVFSVKELPEEELVDTSVKAEIEKDEKYSLVEAAKLLGSNKYYLMICVTYILQQIYGAMISMGTYYTAHILGDKNLFGVFSWAINIPLIIALVFTPTLVAKMHGMYKLNVGSYALATVARALVAVAGYTGTGDVKMMLLFTAIAALGQGPWQGDMNAVIASCSEYTWLTKHKRVDGTMYSCTSLGVKLGGGLGTAITGWLLAFSNYDKALAVQPESCINMLKLMYLVIPFVLDAIITFILSRMKVEEANDKIRAEMKN, translated from the coding sequence ATGTCTGAAAACACGGAAAGACGCTATTTAAAATGGTATAACAAGGTCGGTTACGGCTCCGGCGATGTTGCGGGCAACGTGGTCTATGCGTTCCTCTCCTCGTTCGTTATGATTTACCTGACCGACACCGTCGGCCTGAATCCCGGCATCGTCGGCACGCTGATCGCTGTGTCCAAGCTGTTTGACGGCATTACCGACATCTTCTTTGGCTCGATGATCGACAAGACGCACTCCAAGCTGGGCAAGGCCCGTCCGTGGATGCTCTACGGCTACATCGGCTGCGCCATCACACTGGTCGGCATCTTCGCCATCCCCATGGGCATGAGCGAGTTTGCCAAGTACGCATGGTTCTTAATCTGCTACACTCTGCTGAATGCCGTGTTCTACACCGCCAACAACATCGCCTACTCTGCCCTGACCGCCCTTGTCACCAAGAACAGCGCCGAGCGCGTTGAGATGGGTTCCTACCGCTTCATGTTCGCATTCGCCACCAGCCTTGCCATCCAGTCCGTCACGCTGCTGGCTGTCTCCGCACTGGGCGACACCGCCGAAGCATGGCGCACCGTGGCTATCGTCTATGCCATTATCGGTCTGATTGTCAACACGCTCTCTGTTTTTTCCGTCAAGGAATTGCCGGAGGAAGAGTTGGTCGATACCTCGGTTAAAGCAGAAATCGAGAAAGACGAGAAGTACAGTCTTGTCGAAGCTGCCAAGCTGCTGGGTTCCAACAAATACTACCTGATGATCTGCGTCACTTACATTTTGCAGCAGATTTACGGTGCCATGATCAGCATGGGTACCTACTACACCGCCCATATCCTTGGCGACAAGAACCTGTTCGGCGTGTTCTCTTGGGCCATCAACATTCCTTTGATCATCGCACTGGTCTTTACCCCGACCCTCGTTGCCAAGATGCACGGTATGTACAAACTGAACGTCGGCAGCTATGCCCTTGCTACCGTGGCCCGCGCGCTCGTTGCCGTGGCCGGCTATACTGGCACCGGCGATGTCAAGATGATGCTGCTCTTCACGGCCATCGCTGCACTGGGTCAGGGCCCGTGGCAGGGCGACATGAATGCCGTTATCGCCTCCTGCTCCGAGTACACTTGGCTGACGAAGCACAAGCGCGTGGACGGCACGATGTACTCCTGCACCTCGCTCGGTGTCAAGCTGGGCGGCGGTCTCGGCACCGCCATCACCGGCTGGCTGCTGGCGTTCAGCAACTACGATAAGGCGCTGGCTGTGCAGCCGGAATCCTGCATCAATATGCTGAAACTCATGTACCTCGTAATTCCCTTTGTGCTGGACGCCATCATCACCTTTATCCTCTCCCGCATGAAGGTCGAGGAGGCCAACGATAAGATTCGCGCCGAAATGAAAAACTGA
- a CDS encoding AraC family transcriptional regulator: protein MYINSGYLNNSRTDFKDNSTPLVVGSCGTYRLKTRPKLPTYWQKGRRDYQILYVANGKTHFWFDGREEIVSAGHMVLYKPEEIQKYVYYLEDNPEVFWIHFTGRDVKNILAYHGISLDEHVFYCGVLPDYKALFRKIIQELQLCRYGYEDYIASLFNDILLLVNRQQHEQKKTTGNVQEQIERAAAYFNENYNTKISIDDYAESLHISTNWFIHNFKQYAGMSPAQYILSLRMVNAQSLLERTTYNIKEISEIVGYENPLYFSRVFKKEIGKSPAQYRKERATEETV, encoded by the coding sequence GTGTACATTAACTCTGGCTATCTGAACAATTCCCGTACAGATTTCAAAGACAACTCCACGCCGTTGGTGGTGGGCAGCTGCGGCACCTACCGGCTGAAAACGCGCCCCAAACTACCGACTTACTGGCAGAAAGGGCGCAGGGATTACCAGATTTTATATGTGGCAAACGGCAAGACGCATTTCTGGTTTGACGGCAGGGAAGAAATCGTCAGCGCGGGCCATATGGTGCTGTACAAGCCGGAAGAAATTCAAAAATATGTATATTATCTGGAAGATAACCCGGAAGTTTTCTGGATTCACTTCACAGGCAGAGATGTAAAGAACATACTGGCGTATCACGGCATCTCGCTCGATGAGCATGTGTTCTACTGCGGTGTGCTGCCGGATTACAAGGCGTTGTTCCGCAAAATCATTCAGGAGTTGCAGCTGTGCCGCTATGGGTACGAGGACTATATTGCATCGCTGTTCAACGATATTCTGCTGTTGGTGAACCGCCAACAGCATGAACAGAAAAAAACCACTGGCAACGTCCAAGAGCAAATTGAACGCGCGGCGGCTTACTTCAACGAGAACTATAACACAAAGATAAGTATAGACGATTATGCGGAATCCCTGCACATCAGCACCAACTGGTTTATACACAATTTCAAACAGTACGCCGGTATGTCCCCGGCCCAGTACATCCTCTCCTTGCGCATGGTCAACGCCCAAAGCCTGTTGGAGCGGACGACCTACAACATCAAGGAAATTTCCGAAATCGTAGGGTATGAGAACCCGCTGTATTTCAGCAGGGTGTTTAAGAAGGAGATAGGGAAGTCACCGGCGCAGTATAGGAAAGAGCGGGCAACGGAGGAAACTGTGTGA
- a CDS encoding winged helix-turn-helix domain-containing protein, producing the protein MMNNINLQIDAAARQVSQNGKAVYLTQTEFDLLLYLLDNAGRITTRSELLAQVWGITAPIHTRTVDMHIAKLRHKLGAQIEITSVMRKGYVTKKA; encoded by the coding sequence ATGATGAACAACATCAATTTACAAATTGACGCCGCCGCACGGCAGGTATCGCAAAATGGCAAGGCTGTGTACTTGACGCAGACTGAGTTCGACCTGTTGCTGTATCTGCTCGACAACGCCGGCCGCATTACCACCCGCTCCGAGCTGTTGGCGCAGGTTTGGGGTATCACCGCGCCCATCCACACCCGAACGGTCGATATGCACATCGCCAAGCTGCGCCACAAGCTCGGCGCGCAGATCGAGATCACCTCCGTCATGCGCAAGGGATATGTGACGAAGAAAGCCTGA
- a CDS encoding KAP family NTPase — translation MKTIEEIENYIEEQDQNGALLVTGKWGSGKTYLIRQIEKKLNQEPKYLMAVVSLFGIEDTNTLSKKVKEAVAYAQTFNKAEKSGKGHIAKGVNIAKQLSEKAAAFGELFDFGKIKKIAKSANMLLSIDIHDFLPIEKEVYCIVAGEEQPVKKKLVLVFDDFERCKIGVIDLLGIINTYVEDKRIKTIVIASEDNIEDEENYKTFKEKVVERTVKLDVEYRRIQQEMIEDYKTETSEYKEFLKKESPKLFQVFEESGSRNLRTFKSCLIDFERVYGLWHSLKLPTDGMGEALYVFVAYLFEVKGGNYKKMDEYDEYHFNFLEEKAEDKKRNPPRWQTTQDGENSKYKRYNAQYRIQPLIRWMIEGEWNEQRIKAALNQRFSVKETAPEREVLDKAFWELSQEIIDRGLPQVLQQAYDGKLTTDDYVALLGRLDDFRKIGVPIQCDVDDARLLQGFHNRKAKIIKGDICEERGHRRLMRDEGETKLTPQEQSLNEEIEKLQDQWPYLMNEIFFIDYLKNPTYERGLAAKSKILVCFNDELLAAFLSAYKKANISEQQEMLTILKEISFRGGAVERDETDTEVTRKNLEKLENALNSEVEHTSDAVKKFYANRHLETVKQIRQKFLNTREM, via the coding sequence GTGAAAACAATAGAAGAAATTGAAAATTATATAGAAGAACAGGACCAGAATGGTGCGCTGCTCGTTACGGGAAAATGGGGTAGCGGGAAGACATATCTAATACGTCAAATTGAGAAGAAGTTGAATCAAGAACCTAAATATTTGATGGCGGTTGTGTCGCTATTCGGAATCGAGGACACAAACACATTATCAAAAAAGGTAAAGGAAGCTGTGGCATATGCCCAGACATTCAATAAAGCAGAAAAATCGGGGAAAGGACATATTGCAAAAGGTGTCAATATCGCAAAACAGCTTTCAGAAAAGGCAGCGGCTTTTGGTGAACTGTTTGACTTTGGAAAAATCAAAAAGATAGCAAAAAGTGCGAATATGTTGCTGTCCATTGATATCCATGATTTTTTACCGATTGAGAAAGAAGTCTATTGTATAGTTGCAGGGGAAGAGCAGCCTGTTAAAAAGAAATTGGTTTTAGTATTTGACGATTTTGAGCGATGTAAAATCGGTGTAATTGATTTATTGGGAATTATAAATACCTATGTAGAAGACAAAAGAATTAAGACAATAGTAATTGCATCGGAAGATAATATAGAAGATGAGGAAAATTACAAAACTTTTAAGGAAAAAGTTGTAGAGCGAACAGTCAAGTTGGACGTGGAGTATCGAAGAATCCAACAGGAAATGATTGAAGACTACAAGACAGAAACAAGTGAATACAAGGAATTCTTGAAAAAAGAAAGCCCAAAGCTATTCCAAGTATTTGAAGAAAGCGGGAGTCGCAATCTCAGAACATTCAAATCATGTTTGATAGATTTTGAACGTGTGTATGGGTTATGGCACAGCCTAAAACTTCCTACTGATGGTATGGGAGAGGCACTATATGTGTTTGTCGCGTACCTTTTCGAAGTGAAGGGTGGAAACTACAAAAAAATGGATGAATATGATGAATACCATTTTAATTTTTTGGAAGAAAAAGCAGAGGATAAAAAACGGAATCCCCCTCGATGGCAAACAACACAAGATGGTGAAAATAGTAAGTATAAAAGATATAATGCACAATATCGAATTCAACCGCTTATTCGTTGGATGATTGAAGGCGAGTGGAATGAACAGCGCATAAAAGCCGCTTTGAATCAACGCTTTTCAGTAAAAGAAACTGCACCGGAGCGGGAAGTTCTCGATAAGGCTTTCTGGGAGTTGAGCCAAGAGATTATTGACCGGGGGCTGCCACAAGTATTACAGCAGGCATATGATGGAAAGCTAACAACGGATGATTATGTGGCTCTTTTAGGAAGGCTTGATGATTTCCGGAAAATAGGTGTTCCTATACAGTGTGACGTTGATGATGCAAGATTGCTTCAGGGATTCCATAATAGAAAAGCTAAAATTATAAAGGGAGATATTTGTGAAGAACGTGGACACCGAAGACTTATGAGAGACGAAGGCGAAACTAAATTGACGCCACAAGAACAATCGCTCAATGAGGAAATAGAGAAGTTGCAAGATCAGTGGCCATACTTAATGAACGAGATTTTCTTTATAGATTACTTAAAGAACCCAACATACGAAAGAGGTCTCGCAGCGAAATCTAAAATACTTGTATGCTTTAATGACGAGCTACTTGCCGCATTTCTCTCTGCGTACAAAAAAGCAAATATATCGGAACAGCAAGAAATGCTAACTATATTAAAAGAAATATCTTTTAGGGGTGGCGCAGTAGAACGTGACGAGACGGATACAGAAGTCACAAGGAAAAACCTTGAAAAGTTGGAAAATGCTCTGAATTCAGAGGTTGAGCACACGTCCGATGCCGTAAAAAAGTTCTATGCAAACAGACATTTGGAGACTGTAAAGCAAATCAGACAAAAGTTCTTGAACACAAGGGAAATGTAA